Genomic DNA from Porites lutea chromosome 4, jaPorLute2.1, whole genome shotgun sequence:
ACATTACCAGCCCTTTTGTCAGCTAGTTTCATATCGTTACTGGTAAGACATAATGGGGCACTGGGaagattttctttcttcttgccTTTCTTGCCTTCAAATTAGAAAAGAGATATTGAGAATTAAACAGCAAACAGGATTTAACTTGACCTGCTTCTCTTACATTAGTTATGCCAGTAGCCTTTATCAATTAAATTAAACCGGACCTCTCATAAGATCTAGATATGAtaactatatttttttgaaactgACTTTAAATTACCTTAGAAATACGTAACTAATGATAAACATTGCAATGTGGCCACAGCTTGTTAAGGAAACTTTTATTATCAATAATCAATGTTTTACACTATTTAATGTTCTTTCTGCTTTACATACCACGTTGAATTTCTTGAGGCTTAATTGCGCATAAATGGTATATTATTCTTAAAGAAAGCAAATACAAGAGTTGCAAGTAAACATGTCATTGTCTTATCCACTTACCACCTGTTGCAAATTCCCCTGTAgatttttcttggttttcctGTACCCAGCTTGATGGAAATCGGCCGAGAAGTTGTTCTGTTTTCCTAACTTTCTGACTGTCTTTGTAGCCTGTAATCAGCTGCACCAACTCACTAGGTACATTCTTCATCAAATGCATTGTATCTGGAAAGACCTGGGTGGTGCGGTCATGGTCAGGAAGAAGCATCAAGCAGTAACATCCTTTGCTTCCAGTTGCTGTGGCAAAGCCTGCTGCGTGGGTAGGATTCTTGGCCTTTTTCATATGCTAAACTATTTATCATAACTTCTTCCTGTGTTAGCTTTTCAGGAGGTGGACGATTCTCTGCTTTCCCTAATGGGAAActtttctttgcctttcttAGTGGGTGGTTGGGAGGAAGAAAGCTCTTGTTCATGTACACAACTTTGTCTAGTGCAGCAACATGGGTCCCTGAAATATAAGAATATTCCCACCTCTAGCACAACTGTGTACAGCTTGTATTTACagcatttgttttgttttgtcctgTAGGTAATTTGTCATCTTGACAAATAGTTGATTTTAATGGGTAGCAAGATGAGAGCTTCCAGGAACAGAAGACAGAACTCAAGACGGAGAAAAGCtgactacaataggaacaaagCTTTTCATGATGCACTGCAAATGTACCAGCaagattgaataagatttgaccaaagCAAAACTAAATTCACTTATAAAGCACCTGCTTTGAGaacaaaaattcaagacttttccAGGTCTGCAAAACTGCTAGGCAAATgtcaatacttttttttcagtctttcaaGACTGTGCAAACCCCGAAATTTGTAcatgtaactttgaaaaactgggagGCGTTACATGGGAGTATATCCTCATACACCCCCTAGCTATTTAAGTGGAGAATATAGTTTGGATTTTTGATTTATTGAAACTTAAGACAAGTGACACAAGATACGAGAAGGGTCTCGGGTCAATGACCTGACAAAGAAGGCTTCTCTACCCGACAGATGACATATAAGTCTAAGTTAAATATGACGAAAAAAATTGGTATGTGGTCTTAGTGACCCTGCAGATGGTATACATAACCCCCCGCATGAAAGAATTAACTGGAATGCTGGTgacataaaaagtgaaaattgatATTATAGTTTAGAAGGAAAGGACTTCATATCCAAGAACATTATAAATTAAACTCTAATCTACAATTCAAGTATTATACTGTTGGTGCAATATCTTGGAGTAGATAAGATTTAAGACAACTCACCTATAATCTCACACCACATACAACCTTGTAAGGCCCCTGCACCAGTGCagcgaaaaactttgtttaacCCTGGGTAGTCCAAAACATAATTGTGGAGATGCACCTGGAAGGTAAAGTAGTCTTCTTTGTAGCCATCATAGAATGAAGTTCCAGATAATGCCATCAGCTCATCAACAACAATTTCCAAGTAGGGGTCTACTTACCTGGGTTCCTCCTTCCCATTGGCAGGAATGACACCCACTAACATTAAGTTTTCAAAGCAATTTCGACAATATTTTGTCTTGCACATCATGCAGGTCGCCGTTGCACTCTGATTGAGCTGCTAAAATTTCCTCTTCGTCCTTTCCAGAAGCATCGCTTGCTTCGCATGCAACAGGAGAAAGGTGGTTCAAGAAATAGCTTGAAGAAGAATCTGAACAATGTCCCGAATAATCGTCCCCTGATGACTCTTGACCTTGATTATCAGTTTCCCGATCGTCTTCATGTGCTGCGGTTTTAGCTTGGCCTTACATTAAGTTGTCTCCAAAAACGGACTCGTGCCggcgctttttttttcacagaacaCAAATTTCCGTTACATAAATGGCATCCACAAGGTACTGGCGCTTTTTTCCTGTCTGTCCTTTCACTTTCGTTTCTTCCTCGCCACAGACTCAGAAAACATGGCACAGCTTGCACTGCTGTGCGCAGCCTGGGTACTAGTATGGTGCAAGCTTTAAAATCTGCGCGACCTCcacgcaaaaataaaaacaaaacatggcgtctctttaaagaaaaattgcgCTAAAAAACTTTGTCAACTTTGTTAAGGCAAGAAGATTGGCCAGTTTTAGACAAACTTTTATCAAAGGATATGTTTTCGAGTGTCAAGCAATTTACTGGCATTTATCGATCCTCATTTCAGACATAAGTGTGAATTGCATCGTaaacaaagaagaaactttCCTTCTACCTTGTTCGCAGTCTTGGGGATAGCTGCGGCTACCTCTAATAATATGGAAAAAGACTCTCTGCCCACATCATCTGTCAGTCAGAGCCTCTCTGTTACTACTCCTTTGTCTCCTTCGCACCAGGTAAAGCATAGCGCAAGTAGTCGCTTCGCGAAAGCAGCGAAAGGAACTTCTAATAAAATGGCACTGATGCAACAAGGATACCAAAACTACATGGCAAAACGAAAGCTGGATTTTGAAAACATAACCGACGAAAACGAACCACCCTCTAAACGCAACACAAGGAGTACTCAGGTAAGCACAGCGGTGACTCTTTATCTTTAGAAAAATTTTGTCAAAGTACCAAGCGCGCGTTTATGCTAATCATTGGAAACATCAAATCTTCATGCTTATAACAGGCTGCCGCCGAAAAAGAAGCAGCTCTTCCCGATGGAACTCGTCTAATTGACCTTGACACATTTCGGAAACGTCTCCAAAGCTGCACTCACTGTCAATCAGGTAAATGTATGTACCCGTTCTAAACAAAGCCTGACCAGAATGGACTTTGCTAGACTGGACTTTAACATTTGCTCTTTAGAAAAATTATAATATAATCTACCATTTTGTGTTTGCTATTGAATTTAGTATCTACTGTAAACCCACAAGTTTTTGTTTATCATAAGACCTCATTTCAATCCTTTGTAAAACTTACCATGCACccagtccaaaaaaaaaaaatggataatgCATTATATCATGCACATACACATTTTTACCCCCTCTATGCATTCAAAAAGAGTAGGCATTTCTTATGCTAGAATACATCAAATATGCTAGATGTTTTATTCACACATAGCCCTTTTATTTCACTTATCATATTTAGGTCCACTTTCTTTTTACAGTGTGGGGGATGAAGTACGCCATGGCCTAGCTAGCACATTTGTGATTATTATTTGTCCAGTCtgtggaaaaaaataatgaaatcaaAACTTCTGAACAACACAAATCTGGTCAACGTTGCCCTCCTGCTTTTGACGTAAACACACAAGTGGCCCTTGCTTGTCTTCATGCGGGTATTGGCCAAACCCATATAAACAACTTGCTCTCTACTTTGAATGCCCCAACTACAAATTCTGTCACTTTCAAATTGAGGGCAAGAGAGGTAGGAAAAGCTGTTGAAGGTGTTGCAAAAAGTAGCTGCCAGGATTATTTGGtaatagaaaaacaagaagccCTGCAAAATGGTGTCCAGGTTGATGATAATAACCTGGTGCCTATTTCATGTTCCTATGACATGGGCTGGCAGAAACGCTGCAAGGGGCATAACTCTCCCACTGGTCAAGGAGCAGTTACGGGGTTATCTTCGGGTAAAGTGCTGCACTACACAACAAGGACAAAAAGTTgtagattttgtgacagcgCCAAGGCCATGGGAAAAGAACCAAAGCTCATGACTGCCGAAAAAATCATTAGGCTTCGTAAAAAGCAATGGAGCCCGCTGCAGCAGTTGAATTGTTTAACAGAGCTCCAGACCAAAGTGTTAAGTTCTCAGTTTACACAGGTGATGATGACTCCACAACAGAGGCACCAATACGAGAAAAAGTAACCTATGAGGTTGAAAAAAACAGTGACATTATACATATGAAAAGATCCCTCACAACAAGTCTATACAACCTCagtcaaaatgaaaaatttgacAATTGTTTCCCTTTATCTCAAAAGGTGATAAATTACttagtgaaatgtttttcatatGTTACTGCTCAAAACAAAGGAGATTCAAAAGGGATCCAGGCTGCGATTAAGTCAATTGTTCCCCACGACTTTGGAGATCACTCCAGCTGTGAAACTGGCTGGTGTAAATTTAAGAGCAACCCAGGAACCTACAAGCACAAAGAGCTGCTATATGGAAAAGACATGCATGGAAAAAAATTGGAGTTAGAACTAAATAACATCTTCAATGACTACTCTACTGATGCTGTGGCAGAGAAGCTTGCACCTTTGACAAATTCCCCGCGAAATGAGGTACTTAACAGTGTAATTGGATCAAAAAATCACATTCTATGGTGGAAGTGAAAGCAATAATTTTCGTGTGGCCTGTGGAGTCGCTCAGACAAATTTAAGATATACCTATATCAGCAGTACACTTGAGGCACTCAATATTGAGCCTGGCAATTTCTgtgaaatgtatggagaaaaaaTGACTAATCATGTTTAAAAAGATAAACTCTGAAAATCTTCTTTGGCTTATAAACGGGGAAGAGCCAATGCCCGCAGACAAAACAGTGCACAAACTGCTAAAAAATGGCGAAAGGGAACTTTACAAAGACAACAAAGAAGTATGTACACTACCGTTGAAGGAAGCAATGTCACAGTTTCTTGGCTTTGTTTCACGGTCAGTAGAAAGAGCCAAGTCACGCACAAACAAGAATGTTGTGACGGTGCTCCTAGGTCACAATTCTCTCACATTTGACGTTCCAGTCCTGTTACGAAATTCTGAGAGCGCCTTTAAAGAAAGATTACAGGCGATGGACGTTTTCTTTGCCGATTCTCTCAAGTTGTTTAAAACACTTGTCAGAGAAAATGTTTCCTTCTAGCAAAATCCTGATGGAACTTCCCAAAGAAGAACCAATCATCATCGTATTCTTTCCTGTTCCAAAAGTCCTTCAATGCACACGATGCTTTAGAAGATGTTTTAGCACTatgaaaaatactttttgagTCACAGATAGACCTTTCGGAGAAAACTGTGGTCGAGAACTCGGGTGTTGTAAGTGCAAGCCACTCAGCTGaggacgtgatttatttggatcGCCGCCATATTCTAATGCAGACTTTCAAAGGAAATCTTCATCATCCGCAATACCTCAAGAAGAACATGATTGAAAAAATATCCGGAAGTGGGCTGGCATTTCAAGATCTCCAAAGAGTGTACGGCAGGTTTGGAAAAGAAGGGCTTATTGCGACACTTTCACAACCACCTTGAGTGACCACCACCGCTCGAATTTTGGCAACAATAGTCAAGTACTTTGAAGAACATAACTAGTGTATGCAGCTAAATAGAATTTTCCATCTTCTCGTTCC
This window encodes:
- the LOC140934375 gene encoding uncharacterized protein, with the translated sequence MEPAAAVELFNRAPDQSVKFSVYTGDDDSTTEAPIREKVTYEVEKNSDIIHMKRSLTTSLYNLSQNEKFDNCFPLSQKVINYLVKCFSYVTAQNKGDSKGIQAAIKSIVPHDFGDHSSCETGWCKFKSNPGTYKHKELLYGKDMHGKKLELELNNIFNDYSTDAVAEKLAPLTNSPRNEVLNSVIGSKNHILWWK